The window GAAAGTTGTCCCAGATCAAGAAGTCGTTCTTCGACCACCGGATGTACTTATGATCCGTTTTGAACTGATCGACCATCTTCTCTGAAAAATCCTCTGCAATTTGATCTCCATTTCTCTCCATGCAGTTGTAACTAAAGCGCAGGATCGGGCGACCACCATTCCGCTTCTCGTATATTTTATGGCGCGCGGTTTTACCCAAACTTGACGCTTGAATGCCTGAGCTGGATACGAATGAGAACTCTCGTTCTGAAATATAGCTCTGCACCGAGGTATCGAGCTTGCCAACGAAATCGACCGCATCAAACAGTTGGGTTTTTCCACCATCATCCGCTGGCGGTTTGACGCAATACAAGACCAGATATTCCGGAGGCGTACCGTCAAATTCGTAGCACTCCGTATGAGGGTTGAGCGCTTTTGTATTCAACGAATGATAGTGTTCATCAAATTTCGGATCTGCCTTGATGGACCAAATGAATCTGCCATCGTATTGCGGTTGCAGCGGTGAGAACTGTTCCGCAAACATGACATGATCGAAATTATCCGGCAGTCCGGTGAGGTGCAGGTAACCTTGCGCGCGGAGAAGCTGTTTGTAGGTGGTCAGCACCGATGGCGACTGCAATTCTTCTTGGGACGTTGGAGTTGATGTAGCAGCTTGAGACACGGTTAAATCTCCTTGGTGCAGGAACATTTCACACGCCAGCTTGCGTGAATAACCCTCGCCTATCGCGGTCATGCTGTCCAATCGTTAGTTTTTATCCGTTGCGATAAACTGCACTGATCGGATTCAGCCGATAGACCCCAATCCCTCGACAGAACCCTGAGGTGGCGCCGGACTTCGAGGCTGAAACCACCGAAGGACCCATCCGTTTTCACGACTGGATCGGCAGCAGCTGGGCGCTGCTGTTCTCGCATCCGAAAGACTTCACGCCGGTCTGCACCACCGAGCTCGGCACCCTCGCCCGCCTGAAGGGCGAGTTCGACAAGCGCGGCGTCAAGCTGATCGGCCTCAGCGTCGATCCCGTCACCAAGCATTCGTTGTGGGCCGAGGACATCCGCGAGACCCAGGGCGTGGCACCGAACTATCCGCTGATCGGCGACACCGACCTGAAGATCTCGAAGCTCTACAACATGCTGCCGGAAAGCACGTCGGGCGACGCCAACAGCCGCACGGCCGCCGACAATGCCACGGTGCGCACCGTGTTCATCATCGGCCCCGACAAGAAGATCAAGCTGGCGCTGGCCTATCCGATGACCACGGGCCGGAACTTCGACGAAATCATTCGCGTGATCGATTCCCTGCAGCTCACCGCCAAACACCGCGTCGCGACGCCGGCGAACTGGAAACAGGGCGAGGACGTCATCATCGCGGGCTCGGTCAGCGACGACGAGGCGAAGACGATCTATCCGCAGGGATGGAAATCACCGAAGCCGTATATCCGGATCGTGCCGCAACCAAAATAAGGCCGCGACCAATCCAATTGACCGGGACAACACAAAGGCCGCGACAGCGGCCTTTGTCGTGAGGCAGGTTCGTTGCGGTAAGTTCCACTGTCACGACGGCTTTGCACGACGGCTTTGATTGAATCGCCGCTACGCTCTATCCTTGCGCGCTTCTGACAGGGATCGCGGAAACGATGAAGACGATCGGGCTGATTGGCGGCATGAGCTGGGAAAGCTCCGCGCAATACTACCGCATCATCAATCAGGAGGTGCGCGAACGCCTCGGCGGCGTGCATTCCGCCCGCAGCCTGATGTTCTCGGTCGATTTCGGCGAGATCGAACGCCTGCAGCACGACGGCAACTGGCCGGCGCTGACCATCGCGATGGTTGATGCCGCGGAGCGGTTGCAACGCGGCGGGGCCGACTTTGTCGTGATCTGCACCAACACCATGCACCGGATGGCCGACGAGGTGACGGCCAACATCAGCATCCCGCTGCTCCACATCGCGGATCCGACGGGCGAGGTGATCGCGGCCGCGGGGTATCGGCGAGTTGGCCTGCTCGGCACCGCCTTCACCATGGAGCAGGAGTTCTACAAGGCGCGCCTGGCCGGCAAGTTCGGGCTCGACGTGATCGTGCCCGACGACGCGGACCGCGCCGTGGTGCACGAGATCATCTACAAGGAGCTGGTGGCGGGCACCGTGTTGTCGCGCTCACGCGCCGCCTATCGCGCGATCATGGCGCGCCTGGTGGAACGCGGTGCGGAGGCCATCATCCTCGGCTGCACGGAAATCATGCTGCTGGTCGGCGCCGACGACAGCTCCGTTCCGCTGTTCGATACCACGACACTGCATGCGCAGGCCGCTGTCGACGAGGCGCTCGCCGGCGACACACCGGAGAGCATTTCCGGGTAAACTAGGCGCGCGGCGCGATCCTGTCGGCAATCATCAGGCCGAGCGTCGACGCCACCGCGGTCACGAACGTGCCCCAGGCCACATCGACCAAAACCACCGGCCATGTCCAGTGCTTCAGAAGCGACAATGCGGTCAGCTCGAACGTCGCATAACAGAATAGGCCGAACAGCGCGCCGTAAAGCAGGGTCGATTGCGGCGTCGCGGCCGCCGAGGCATTGACGAAGATCAGAATGCCCGCGACATAGAGCAGATAGAACAGCACAGCCGGCGCCAGGCGAATTGTGCCCAGCATGTCGCCCACCTGCGACGTGAAAAAACCCTTCGCCACCAGTCCCAGAAACAGGAAATCGATCGGTACGATCACGATCAGGGTGGCGAGATAGAGGATGGCATGGCGCTTCACGTCGACCTCCGCATCGATCTGTCGATCGAACTACGTGCCACACCTCTCGCGGGTTTCAATCCGCCTCCTCTGCCTCAGGCCGCCCGCACGCTGTCGAGAAACTTGTCGACCTCGGCCTTGAGATGCACGCTCTCGCCCGACAGTTCCTGCGCCGACCGCAGCATACGGCTCGAGGTCTCGCCGGTCTGGCCGGCGCCGGCCGCGACACGATCGGCGTTGTCGGCCACATCCAGCGTGCCGCTGGCGGCGGCCTGAACGCTGCCGGCGATGCTGTGGGTGGCGGTGCCCTGCTGTTCGACGGCCGCCGAGATCGACGTGCTGATCTGGCTGATGCGCTCGATGGTCTGGCCGATTTCCTTGATCGCCTCGACGGATTCGTTGGTCGCACGCTGCATGTTGACGATATGGCTGCTGATCTCGTCGGTCGCCTTCGCGGTCTGCCCGGCAAGGGTCTTGACCTCCTGGGCGACCACCGCGAAGCCGCGGCCGGCATCGCCGGCGCGAGCCGCCTCGATGGTGGCGTTGAGGGCGAGCAGATTGGTCTGTTCGGCGATCGACGTGATCAGCTTGAGCACGTCACCAATGCGGTCGCCGGCTTTGGACAACTCCGCCATCCGCTGGTCGGTGGCGGTGGCCTGGCGGACGGCATCGGCCGCGACGCCGTTGGATTCCTGAACCCGGCGACTGATTTCGGCAATCGAGTCCGACAGTTCGCCCGACGCGGCGGCAGCATTGCGGACATGCTCCGAGGCCTGCCGGGATGCGTTTGCGGACCGGCCCGACAGCGCAGCGGTCGATTCCGCTGTGGTTGAAAGTTGCTGCGCCACCGTCTCAAACTGCCTGGACGACTCCAGCACGCGTTCGATGACGCCGCTGATCTTGCCGCGAAACGCATCGACGAAGGTGCTCATGTCGGCTTTGCGCCGTTCCATCGCCAGCCGCTCGGCATTGACACGCTCGCTCTCGAGCTGATGGCGCTCAATCCGATTGGTCCTGAACACCTCGATGGTGCGCGCCAGCGCGCCGATTTCATCGTGACGTTCGGAATGGCGCACTTCGACATCGGTGCGGCCTTTGGCCAACCCGGTCAGGGCTTCGGTCACGGCCTGCAAGGGACGGGTGACGCGGCGAACGATCAGCATGGTCAGGCCGAGCACGAGCAGCGCGGCAATCAAGGCCGCGATCGCCATGGCTTGCAGCGCCTGCCACAGCATGGCGTCAAGCTGCGCCGTCGGGATCCCGACATAGACGATCCCGATCACCTTGCCGCCGGCATCGAAGACCGGCTGATAGGCCGTGAAGAAGCGCTGGCCGAACAGCACCGCCGGGCCCTTGTAGGCCTGGCCACGCCGCAGCACGGCCTGCGCGGGATGATCCCCCGCGAGTTGCGTGCCGACGGCGCGGTCGCCGTTTTCCTTTTTCAGATTGGTGGTGCGGCGGACGAACTGCTTCGACGCGTCGTCATAGACGAACAGCGTGGCGGTGCCGCCGACATAGGACGTGGCGCGATCGACAATGGCGTGATCCTTGAATTCGGGCATCGCCGGAATTTCGATGCGGTCCACCACCCCGTTGCGAACCGCGATCTTCGCGTCGCGAAAGCTCTCGCCGACCGCCAGGCTGAGGGTGCGGAGGTTGACGTCGATGTCGCGCTCGGCGCGGGCATCGAAATCCCGGGTCAGCGACCA is drawn from Bradyrhizobium prioriisuperbiae and contains these coding sequences:
- a CDS encoding methyl-accepting chemotaxis protein; this encodes MAQAIKGSAFAFLRFNLGTKAVLSAALLIAINTALVVGAGYWSLTRDFDARAERDIDVNLRTLSLAVGESFRDAKIAVRNGVVDRIEIPAMPEFKDHAIVDRATSYVGGTATLFVYDDASKQFVRRTTNLKKENGDRAVGTQLAGDHPAQAVLRRGQAYKGPAVLFGQRFFTAYQPVFDAGGKVIGIVYVGIPTAQLDAMLWQALQAMAIAALIAALLVLGLTMLIVRRVTRPLQAVTEALTGLAKGRTDVEVRHSERHDEIGALARTIEVFRTNRIERHQLESERVNAERLAMERRKADMSTFVDAFRGKISGVIERVLESSRQFETVAQQLSTTAESTAALSGRSANASRQASEHVRNAAAASGELSDSIAEISRRVQESNGVAADAVRQATATDQRMAELSKAGDRIGDVLKLITSIAEQTNLLALNATIEAARAGDAGRGFAVVAQEVKTLAGQTAKATDEISSHIVNMQRATNESVEAIKEIGQTIERISQISTSISAAVEQQGTATHSIAGSVQAAASGTLDVADNADRVAAGAGQTGETSSRMLRSAQELSGESVHLKAEVDKFLDSVRAA
- a CDS encoding aspartate/glutamate racemase family protein produces the protein MKTIGLIGGMSWESSAQYYRIINQEVRERLGGVHSARSLMFSVDFGEIERLQHDGNWPALTIAMVDAAERLQRGGADFVVICTNTMHRMADEVTANISIPLLHIADPTGEVIAAAGYRRVGLLGTAFTMEQEFYKARLAGKFGLDVIVPDDADRAVVHEIIYKELVAGTVLSRSRAAYRAIMARLVERGAEAIILGCTEIMLLVGADDSSVPLFDTTTLHAQAAVDEALAGDTPESISG
- a CDS encoding DUF2177 family protein, encoding MKRHAILYLATLIVIVPIDFLFLGLVAKGFFTSQVGDMLGTIRLAPAVLFYLLYVAGILIFVNASAAATPQSTLLYGALFGLFCYATFELTALSLLKHWTWPVVLVDVAWGTFVTAVASTLGLMIADRIAPRA
- a CDS encoding TauD/TfdA family dioxygenase, with protein sequence MTAIGEGYSRKLACEMFLHQGDLTVSQAATSTPTSQEELQSPSVLTTYKQLLRAQGYLHLTGLPDNFDHVMFAEQFSPLQPQYDGRFIWSIKADPKFDEHYHSLNTKALNPHTECYEFDGTPPEYLVLYCVKPPADDGGKTQLFDAVDFVGKLDTSVQSYISEREFSFVSSSGIQASSLGKTARHKIYEKRNGGRPILRFSYNCMERNGDQIAEDFSEKMVDQFKTDHKYIRWSKNDFLIWDNFRILHSRDAYQDRTRELKRLWLGTLHS
- a CDS encoding peroxiredoxin, whose translation is MPRQNPEVAPDFEAETTEGPIRFHDWIGSSWALLFSHPKDFTPVCTTELGTLARLKGEFDKRGVKLIGLSVDPVTKHSLWAEDIRETQGVAPNYPLIGDTDLKISKLYNMLPESTSGDANSRTAADNATVRTVFIIGPDKKIKLALAYPMTTGRNFDEIIRVIDSLQLTAKHRVATPANWKQGEDVIIAGSVSDDEAKTIYPQGWKSPKPYIRIVPQPK